GTCAACGAGCTCAAACTTCTTCGCACCCAGCTTGAAGACGTAGCCAAGACCGTTATGGCGGAGATGGGCGTTAATGTTGATTATAAGTTCGGTACGATGATCGAGATCCCGCGCGCGGCGCTGACCTCCGATCAGATTGCCGAATATGCTGAGTTCTTCAGCTTTGGCACCAACGATCTTACTCAGACTACTTTCGGTTTCAGCCGTGACGATGCGGAGGGCAAGTTCCTCCAAAAGTACGTCGAGATGAATGTCTTGCCCGTCAACCCGTTCGAATCGCTCGACGGCGAAGGCGTTGGCAAGTTGATGAAGATCTGTGTTGATCAAGCCCGCGCTGTCCGCCCCAACATCAAGTTGGGCATCTGCGGTGAGCATGGCGGAGACCCATCGTCCATCGATATCTGTAACGATCTCGGTTTGGACTATGTAAGCTGCTCGCCGTTCCGCGTGCCGATTGCTCGACTAGCTGCTGCACAGGCTACTTTGAAGGATAAAGTAACAGTTGCAGTCGACAAATAGTCTACGCAATCCGATTAGATAACCGATAATAAAGAGTGGAGTTAATAGCTCCACTCTTTTATTTTTGCGGGGACTGCATGGAGGCAGGGGTATGAGAACTGGACGTAGTATCTTAGTGGCGATCGTCGTCATCGCTGGGATTTTAAGCAATATAAATGTGCCTAAGTTTATGAAGAGAACTTCATCTAGCGGGACTGGCAGCATGGATGCCTATGCGACCCCATCAAAACCCATTTTAAGCCCCAAACAGACAGTCGAACCCTTTGCCTTTACGCATAAGAAAAAAACTACCAATCATTCTACGTTGGTGCTTCTCTGTAAGAAGCCACAAACCCCTTACCCTAATATCAGTTTAAACCCTCGATCTAATACGAAGTAAGCATAGACCGCCAGAGCCAACATGAGTGTTCCAAGAGTGATTGCTGCCATATCCCTCCATCGCTTCGGGAAAAGCCAAGCAAAGCCCACTGTATAGGCTAAAGCAATGGTTGTCATAGCCGGAGTTAAATACCTCGATTGTCCCTGGAAGTATGTTAAATTAAACCATGCAAAGCTCAATCCAACAATCACCATCAGCGTCAGTAACAATAGAAATGCTCGGCTAACTAAACGTTCGCGTTCATAAAACAGATAGATGACAAATCTGACCATCAATATCCCGGAAGCGATACCGAGCGTTCTATAAAGCCAGTCAGGCATCCACAAAGGCCACGAAGGAATTAGATATCCGAAAGCGCCAAAAAATGTTCGTAGTTTGTACCAACCGACCCACTGGACGAAATAACCCATCGTTGAAAGGCCGGTCATAGTCTGGATATCAATACGACTTGTAGTGCCAATGAAGGCTTCTTTGAATATGCCAAGAGCAAAAGGATCCCCGTAATTTGCCTCATTTCTAATTAGCCAGGGGCTAGCTACTAAGAGGCTTGTGAATACTATATAACCTGCTTTGAGGAATTTATTCACGCCGGGTCTGTTGGGGCTAAGACAAAGGGCAACAATTGCTGTTGGTATTAATAGTAGACCGGTTGTTTTGGTTAAAAGCGCAAGTCCTATGATAATACCAAACCGAACCGCTCGTGAATAACTCCACCCTTCATAAACATCTCGAACGAGTTTAAATGCTGCGATTGCGAAGAACATTTCCATCAGGGTGTCGTTAGTAACTGATGAAAAAAGCGCAATCTGCATAGGAAGAAAAGCCGCAAAAGCAGTCGCGCCGATTGGAATTAGCCCAGTTGGGAAAATCACTCTCCCCGTTCGGTAAATAAAGTAGAGTGTGATAAGGCCGATAAGAGTTGAGAGTAGGCGAAGCAGAAATCCTTCAGCCTGCTCATTTATTATAGAACCGATAGCGCTAACAGGGGATGCGAGTAGATAGTAAAGTGGCGGTTGGTGAGCTTCATAGTTCTCATCAGCAGGTACCTGCATAACGGGGAAGCTTTTATTTCCCAGTAAATAATGAATGTAATTAACATGTGCGATCTCATCCGGCGCGCCAATATCGGGCAAGCTAATCGCATTGTAAGTAGCTGACGTTCGGTATGGAGTGGCCAAATTATAAGCGACACAAAGAACCACAAAGAGAACGGCGATTGCCGCAATCCATTTATTATCCTGGTTCCAGGTTCTTATTGTTTCAGGAAATACCTTTTTTCCCCTCACTTTACGCGCCATCAATACTATTGTGACAGCTTTAAGTGAAGTGCGAAGAACTTATTTCGCATTTTCCGTACCCCTCCCCCAATAGTCTGAAAACAATCAGGCCTTCCTCTAGATAGAGAAAGGCCTGATGTGAGTCTTAATCACTTAACCGATTAGAACTTCTTACCTACTGTGACGGCAAAGACGACGTTGTCGCGGTCTAGGCCAAAGAACTCGGCGAAGTCTCTTACTCCACTCATTGATAGGGTTGTGAGTAAGACGTGAGGTCGGATGTAATAGCCGCATGATAGGTCATAGGTGAGGCCAATATCGGCGGCTAAGGCGAAGATGCCCTCATCGTTAACGCCGGTGATAGCCTCGGTGTACTTGTTGTTTGTGTAAACAGCAAGTACCGCAGCATCGCCGACCAATTTTGGGGCTACCTTTTGGTTGTAAAGAAATCCAAATTCACAGGCATAACCGCCCGCCATATCTTGGAAATCTAAGATGTTGTTGGCGAAGAACACAAAGTTCTTGTAGGGATAAGTGATGGTTAACTGGGCTTCTGCCGTATCAGGCCTACTCGTATCCGGGTATTCAAACTGCGTTAATGTTGTGGTTAATCCAAATTTCCCCCAACTAGCAGCATAGGAACCGGAATAGCGGAGTTCGGTGAAACGTTTTTCATTGGGACCCTCTTCCAGAGGCATATTGCCCCATACTTTGAGGGTAACCGGGCCCATAGCGAACCATACATCGGGCTGAAGCGCTGACTTTTCTGTCATCTGAATGCCTCTGAAGACATAATGAGATACAAAGTCAACATCTACGCCATAGTTGATCTTCTGCTCTGGGTTTACGCCAGTCTCGTCTTGCCCGAATGCACTCACAGCGAACATTGATAACGCCATGAGGATTGCGCAAATAAGCGCTAACCTTTTGATTGAAGAGATTTTCATCAATCCTCCTTGAGATTTGCTATAATATTATTGCCATATAGCAAGCAATAATACGAAGTAAATAATATCATAAGCAGGAATCTTTTTGCCAAAAGAGAATAAATAACAGGCGATTAAACTCGAAAACAGCGAGTAGAGAAGTTCAAGTATTCACAGGCCGGTCTTTATTCTTATCCACCCCTGAGCCATTTGCGGCATTCTTGAAACTAAAAGGGTGTAGCTTTCAATGATGGTTCATCTTTCTTATCGTATGACTATCCGATATCTCCTAACGTTGCGTATGATGGGAATTTAGCGAGGAGCAGTTTACGGTTAAGGCTTCAGTTGAGGCTGTATATGCTCTGAAATAAGTGAAACCTATTAGTAAACGAAATTCAAGATCTAATTGCGTGGCCGTAATGTTATGTCCCTAGTATGTTGAGCACTCTATATGAACTTGATCTGCATCCGATAATAGAAGATGTGAGCTTGAAGAGTTTGCTTCAACGTATCTAAATGTCCCTTGGGCGTGACATAATATTGAAAGTAGCCTCGAATGTTCCAGGGACGGGCTTAAAAGGCTTGCAGGTAACTTCTTGATTGGTCGTGAAAAGGCTTTGCGTTCAAATTGGAGTTCGAACGTATTGCTTGGAGGAGTAGCGTGATGGAGGTTCGTGAGCCGGCAGTCGCCGGGACTTTCTACGACGGCGCAGCCGGGAAACTGTGGTCGAGCGTTGAGCAGGCGTTCCAAGATAAGGCTTTTGGTCCCGGAAAACTTCCCTCGGTCAGCCTTGAGCGTCAAGGCGATTTATTGGCGTTAATTTCTCCTCATGCCGGCTTTATGTATTCCGGACCGGCTGCAGCACAAGCCTATACACGATTGGCAACCGCCGGACTTCCAGAAACGATCGTCTTGCTTGGCCCTAATCATCAAGGATTTGGCTCACCCTATTCAGTCTTTGCCAAGGGTTCTTTCAAAACTCCACTAGGAGAAGTTGAAGTTGACGAAGACCTTATCGGTCATTTTATGGTCCATCTACCATTCTTCGAGCACGATCCCGACGCCCATCGAAGAGAGCATAGCCTTGAGGTCCAGTTACCATTCATCCAATATCTCGGCAACAGCAAAATAAAAATTGCTCCCATTTTAATCTCGACGCATCCATTCGATTCGTCCGAGGACGGTAAATTAGATGAAATCGCAGATGTTCTGGCGGAGTGTCTAGAGACCCATAACGCGCTTTTGGTAATTAGCACCGACCTTTCGCATTATCACA
This genomic window from bacterium contains:
- a CDS encoding glycosyltransferase family 39 protein, translating into MRGKKVFPETIRTWNQDNKWIAAIAVLFVVLCVAYNLATPYRTSATYNAISLPDIGAPDEIAHVNYIHYLLGNKSFPVMQVPADENYEAHQPPLYYLLASPVSAIGSIINEQAEGFLLRLLSTLIGLITLYFIYRTGRVIFPTGLIPIGATAFAAFLPMQIALFSSVTNDTLMEMFFAIAAFKLVRDVYEGWSYSRAVRFGIIIGLALLTKTTGLLLIPTAIVALCLSPNRPGVNKFLKAGYIVFTSLLVASPWLIRNEANYGDPFALGIFKEAFIGTTSRIDIQTMTGLSTMGYFVQWVGWYKLRTFFGAFGYLIPSWPLWMPDWLYRTLGIASGILMVRFVIYLFYERERLVSRAFLLLLTLMVIVGLSFAWFNLTYFQGQSRYLTPAMTTIALAYTVGFAWLFPKRWRDMAAITLGTLMLALAVYAYFVLDRGFKLILG
- the amrB gene encoding AmmeMemoRadiSam system protein B, producing MEVREPAVAGTFYDGAAGKLWSSVEQAFQDKAFGPGKLPSVSLERQGDLLALISPHAGFMYSGPAAAQAYTRLATAGLPETIVLLGPNHQGFGSPYSVFAKGSFKTPLGEVEVDEDLIGHFMVHLPFFEHDPDAHRREHSLEVQLPFIQYLGNSKIKIAPILISTHPFDSSEDGKLDEIADVLAECLETHNALLVISTDLSHYHNINLARQLDRITTRAILTMDGRRLLATVREYEISMCGAIPTAIGLMACESLNAGYAAMLSYYTSGDMPDGDPEKVVGYTSIEICR